In the genome of Chloroflexota bacterium, one region contains:
- the tnpA gene encoding IS200/IS605 family transposase, which yields MRRDKAELYVHLVWATWDRSPLIQPEMERALYRCIGDVAHSLGCRVLAINGMPDHVHVLLRIPPTLSISKLVQQLKGVSSHFANNQLHLEYHFKWMGFYGAFSVSRWDVPKIMNYINNQKNHHGMDEIQAELEDFFEYYENPPKK from the coding sequence GGGCGACATGGGACAGATCGCCGCTCATACAGCCTGAAATGGAACGAGCGTTGTACCGTTGCATCGGCGATGTCGCCCACTCACTGGGGTGTCGAGTGCTGGCAATCAACGGTATGCCCGACCATGTGCATGTACTGCTGCGCATTCCTCCCACGCTCTCGATCTCGAAATTGGTGCAACAACTCAAAGGCGTCTCATCTCATTTTGCCAACAATCAGCTCCATCTCGAATATCATTTCAAGTGGATGGGTTTTTATGGTGCTTTTAGCGTAAGCCGATGGGATGTCCCCAAGATCATGAACTATATCAACAACCAGAAAAATCATCATGGCATGGATGAGATTCAGGCAGAGCTGGAAGATTTCTTCGAGTACTACGAAAACCCACCGAAAAAATGA